From the genome of Nicotiana tabacum cultivar K326 chromosome 2, ASM71507v2, whole genome shotgun sequence:
AATTTaacttctatatatatatatatatatatatatatatatataaaagatacAATAATCGAGATATAACAGGAGATCAGTAACTTACTGTAAACGATTCGCCATTACCCGGTTGAGTAGTAGTCTCAAATTGCCTATCAATACTAGTAGCAGCCACAGTCATAATCCAAGGTGCAACATTTTCAACTTGTGACAAATCAGGCCCATCATTTCCTGCTGAACAAGAAGTCAAAATTCCCTTTTTCATAGCATGAAAAGCTCCTATAGACATTGAATCTTTGAAAAAACTCCTTGCAGGTCCTCCAATGGATACTGATATAATATCTACACCATCACTAATTGCAGCATCAAACGCTCCCAAAAGATTTATGTCTGAACATCCAGAGCTCCAGCATACTTTATATGCAGCGATTCGCGCTGACAGTACGCCTCCACGGGCTGTTCCATTGGCAAAGCCATCTAAATTGGCACCAGGGACTGGTATTCCAGCTGCAGTAGAAGCTGTGTGTGTACCATGACCCTCAAAATCTGCTGGACTAATCTCATTAGTAGCTGCTTTTTTGTCTAGATTGAAAAATTGTGCTCCAATCACTTTGCTGTACAAAAATTggaaaagaattaattaaatataCATTTGTCAAAAATAGGCGAAATACAAAATTGAAACTAATTGCATTCGCCAGCCAAAAAGTATATGAAGTATGTATATACAGGTAACCATCCGGAAAACAAATGTGAGATTAGAACGAATATAAGGCAAGTTATCTACTATCATAGGCGGACACACAATATAGGAAGTGGgttaataatttgtatatatttaataaatttcttaaaaaaataCATGATTTGGACtaaagttactgggttcggcGAACTTGTATGTTCTACACTCCCTCCGCCCCTGACTACAAGTCTACAACTGGTTAAAGTAGTGTAAAAATTTGTTATACTGTCAAGTGTAAATTAGTTTAACTCGAGTATCAAATTTCGAACGTCGAACTTATACTTTCAAATAGTGCAGTGCACTTAGTGGTAAGAACTTTAGAGGTCGAACTCGTTAAATTTAAATCGTGAATCCGTCTCTGGACGTATAATATTAGAATAGTTAAGTAGAAATAGAATCATCTAAAATGTCTATATATGTAATTAGATGGTAAATTTTTTTACTTGTTGCAACCAGTGAAATTGACACTCTGATCACATTTGCCCTTCCATTTTGCAAAAGGAGGTCCAAAGCCTGTGTCATTGAAGCTTTGTGATCCCATCCATATACCTACAAActcaaaagaaaaatccaaaaacaaaagggTGAAAAAGAACACACAAAGTTAAAACTGAAATCAAATAACATTCCACAAAAATAAGCATGAATTAATTTttcatctctttctttttttgttaatTCTATATAATATAATTAACCTGTATCTAAGACTGCTACAATTGTATCACTCTCAGCTTGTTGATTTCTTTGTACTGTCTCCGTCATTCCAATAAAATCCCAAGATCTTGTTGTTAGAAGTCTTCTCACTGTATTTGGAAATACGGACACAATCCCTTTTTTTTATGCAGTAGAACGaaagaaaacttttgaaacttatgatATTATATATGATAGGATAATTTTTGTGTAGCTATAAAACATTAAAATTTGTGATCTGAAACACATTATAACATCAGTTTGGCATTAATGGTAAACCAAGAAATTTAAAGTTTTTTTTGTCAAAACTTTAAATTGAAATAATGtaacataaattgaaacgaaagAAGTATATATTACGTGCGCGATAATCTTTCTGTTTCATCAGGCAACAATCTCGCTGCAAATGCATTAAAGCTCCTTCCATAACTATGTATCTTAGATTCTCTAGCTATCGCCTCGCTGAAATTCAAGAtcattaataaaaaattaaacatataaaataaaaaatttattttactgttaaagaaaaatatatttggatttatttgaaggatttaAGAATTTACTCTCCAATAGTCTCTGAAAGCAAGCTGTGATGATCATCCAACAATAAGGTTGTATCTTCTGGTAATTCTCCCATATAAACTATGTAGGGCTGTTACACATAATCACAATAGTAGGAAAAGAAAATGTTTGTAAGTTAGGTTATAATTAAGTATATTCTTGTCCTTAAGAATGCCATAAAACAAATTATAATGTAGCTCTAACGATATATCAATGTAGATAAATATATCGTAAGAAGAAAAGCCTTGGAGCAACAGTAAAATTGTCTGTGTATATTGACTAAGAATTCCTCTCACAGCAAAACCAAGAACCAACGGAAGATTTAGTTAACTGCTAGTAGATATTCACTCCTATTTTGAATCAactttgtatttttgaattattgttatgatttgttgtatatcttcaaattcaaatctAGAGAGATTATAGGACTTGTGTAACCGAATCCTTGCACATAAGAAATATTTAAAGGACTCTTCCTCTCGACAGTAAAGTCAACCGAGAGTCTGCACATTAGACTGTCTTTCATCTTTCActtctttactcttttatatGGTATCAGATACATCGATCCGACATGGCCGCTTCCGCAAATTTAACCAATAGTCTCACTCTCACTCAGGGATCATCTTCTGATAAAACTACATATCATTTACCAAATCTCTCTCCAAATCTTGATCGCAATAACTTTCAGATTTGGAAGAGCAATGTTATGAATGCTCTTAAAATTTTTTGTCTTCATTCTTTTGTTCTATCCTACAACCCGCCACCTGCTACTATAACCAGAGGCGGACCTACACCAGTCCTTGAGGGGTCACGTGAACCCGTTAACATTGACAAAAACCctgtatatatattttatgtataGCTGTATATACTTTGGGGACCCCTTAAATATTTTTCTTGGCCCCCTCATTAACGAAATTACGCCTGAAGCAATGGTCCGCCTCTAAGCATAAGCTTTGCTTCTTGTCATACGATGCGGGTTCGAAACCcgccttttacttcttctttttaaaaGTTTCTTTTACTTCTTATAACTGGAATTATATACTAGTACAATAGTACTATTTATTAGTCACTAGTCAACAGTTCactaatttataattttttatttcaccttttctcaattcaattatattttaaatttttaatagtTATAGATAATAGTCAATACCCTAATCAAAAGCCCCAAATGTCAATTCCCTAAAGACTAAACCCTTCTCCAGTTCTTCACTTCTTCGGTTCTTCctcaatcaaaaatcaaagctcGCCTCCCATTAACTCATCTCTCAGGCAGTTACTTCTCACTTCAAAATGGAGAACCCTTCTTCCTCAATCTCAATTCCTCTCATTACTTTGAAAAAGTAGCAGGCATCAAATCTCTGGTTAGTGCTTCTCTTACTTTGaaacttattttttatttataaattataagaGATTAAGAGCATGGAGAATTGGAGATGGATGTTAATTTACATCCAGTCCACCAACTTGACCTCTTCAAAGATATTAGAGTGAAACTGTagaaagcttaaatatgggctcacaacaAATGACATCTGCTTTTGTTTAAATCATTAtctaaataaatacaacactaaaATCAAGTCAATAAACAACAGCCAAGATACAGAACTACAGAAGCTATAAACTTGATCAAACACTCGAGAACACACTCACATATTCATAAAGATATATATAGTGCAGAGTTATCATGTAATGAGCAGCAATTGGTTTAAAAATTTTGGTTCAAGAATCTCCAGTAAAGGTATTCTTGGTAAATGGTAATTAGGTAAACCCCAAATCTATTATTCAAATAATTTTGTTTAGGTTGAGCTTCTATTTTCTCTGAAATTTAGTGGTCTCTTAATTTTTTGCTATTTAACTTTAAGAATGgcttctctttctatttttcagACGCTTCAAATTGTTTAAGAATGGTTATTTAAGAATGACTGTCTTCATGTTTTTCAATTTATGTTTAAGTTTCTGATTCTTGATATACAAAAAGAAGTCAATTAAGTATTTTGAGATGCAATTTTAATTATACTGTGCTAGCAACCAACACTACATTTACAGGTTAGTGAAAATATTAAGtattaaaatataattaaattatgcaacATAGCTAGAATTTACAAGTAAATGTTAGTGAAGATATCAAGTGGTACATTTATAGAGTTGTAGTATTAGTATTCAATAAGttgtatttgttttattttttgataaaagGGGTGTATTGCTCTATTTATATTGTGTTTGTTTGTATTCTTGATAGACTCTTAAATTTATTGGACTCGTTTTTTGTAGGAAGTTCTTGTTCTTATGAATTGAGATGGACGTATTTTTGACGAAGTTTAATTCTTCTCAACCAATTTCTACTCTTAGAAACAATTCCTCTCATCTTATAGAGGAGTTTGATGAGAAATTACTCAATCCCGATCCTGGAGAGAGAGTACCCATTGATAAATATAATCCTAGAATACGGGATGAAGTAAGAAGACACTACATTCAAAATGGACCTTGTCAACCGGTTGATCATAAGTTTCCTAAGATTTTATTCGGGAATAAAATGCGTCAATTTAGTCCGGGTTGGTTTAAAGATTCGTATTCTAGATGGTTGGAGTATAGTGTGAAGAAAGACGCCGCATTTTGTTTATGttgttatttatttaaaaatgatTATGTTCATGGAAGCACGGGTGACTCTTTCACAAAAACGGGCTTTAAGGCTTGGAATAAAGCTTCGGAAAGACTTGCTTTACATGTTGGTCAAGTAAATAGCCTCCACCACAAGTGTTTCAACAAGATGTTAGacttatcacatcaatctcaatCAATTCAAGTTGCTTTTGATAAGCAATCTGAGAAACAAAGAAATGAGCACCGAATTCGTTTAAATGCATCAATCGATGTTGCAAGGTTCCTCTTGTACTTTGGATTGTCATTTAGAGGTCACGATGAAAGTGATTCTTCAAAAAACAAAGGCCTTTTTCTAGGGCTTTTGGAATGGCTTGCAAAGAGGCTCCCTCAAGTGGATAGAGTCATATTGAAACATGCTCCAAAAAATGATATGATGACTTCGCCAAAAATTCAAAAGGACATTGTGAGTGCTTGTGCACAAGAAACCGTAAAAGTTATAATCAATGATTTAGATGGGGATTATTTCGGGATATTAGTTGATGAGTCCAAGGATATTTCACACCATGAACAAATGGCTCTCGCTTTGCGTATGTTGACAAAAAAGGCCAAGTGAACGAGCCATTTATTGGTCTTGTTCGTGTTGGTGATACCTCTGCAAAATCGTTGAAGGAAGCAATACTTTCTTTGCTTATGAAACACTCATTAAGTCCATCCAAAATACGCGGACAAGGGTATGATGCAGCTAGTAATATGCAAGGAAAAATGAATGGTCTTAAAGTTTTAATTTTGCAAGAAACTCCTTCGGCACATTGCATTCATTGTTTTGCTCATCAATTACAGTTGACGCTTGTAGCGGTTGCTAAAAAACATAAGGAGGTGGAAACTTTCTTTGCTATAGTTTCTAATGTCTTGAATGTGATTGGAGTATCCTTTAAACGTAGAGATAAACTTCGGGACCATCAAGCAGAATTATTGGAGCAGTTGCTAGAGAGTGGTGAAGTTCAAAATGGGAAAGGATTAAATTAAGAACGAGGGCTTCAAAGGCCAGGTGACACTCGTTGGggtgcaatatttttttttttttggaatactTATTTTAAAATTTGTGTTCGTAGGTCAATTTGGGAGTATGATGAAGTTGGAGCTTGTGTTCGCAAGTCAATTGGGGAGTATGATGAAATCAAAGCGTAAGCTCTTTTTACTTTATTGTAGTTTTTTGCTTAGCAAGTTTATATTATATAGTGGAACATGCTACTTATTTACTGGTCTATCCTAGAGTTTATATGTATTCTTTTACTAGCTAATAAAGTTTTGGGTAATACACTCTAATGATAATGGTGCCCCCGTCATactcaaatcctgggtccgcctctgaCTATAACAACTCAAAATGCTCCAACTGAACAACCTGTTACCATTCCAAATCCTATATATGAAGATTGGCACCAACGTGATCTCTACGTCCTTCTCTGGCTCAAACAAACAATTTCAGAGCCCCTGCTTCCTCATGTAATCACTGCCAAATTCTCTTATGAAGCATGCAACACAATTGAACGCCATTTCCAAACCCAAGCAAAATCCCTCTTACACAAACGCAGTCCAGTTATTCAAATGCCCAAATTGTGGGGTCTAGCCCCATGTGTGAAAGTTTGAAATTGAGAATTGTGTCTTCGTTGAAcaaattttcttgtgtttatacTATAGTGAGGTCATTGGTGACATCACGTGAGTAATTACTTTGCTATAAATAGTAAGGTTTTGTTTCAATTGAAGACACACCaacaaaagagagaaagaaagagtgaggcatCACAGACATGGTATAAAAAATAGTCTGTGAAAAAAATAGAGAGTGggcgatattgtagtgagatgacaatatcaaaagagggttatttctatTGAGTGTtatagtggtctttggagtattttactcggacctacaatgtgtaaaatttcttgctatagtgatatcagttgctcgtctTAGGATCGTAGTTTTTtgccttattcaaaagggttttccacattaaaatcttggtgtcgtagtcactcttttattcttgttaattactgtATCTCAGTGCTatgttattattccgcttttattactgtAAATATTATTTCTGTATGGGGTTTATTTCCAATAACTGGTATCGGAGTACAAGTTATGCTTGTTCACAtaaatactattcactgtcggtagtactatactcggtgaaaaataaaaatgtccggagtaaagtacgaggtagcaaaatttaaCGGAGATAGTGATTTCTCAACAtagcaaagaaggatgagagatctacttatccaacaaggattacacaaggtactagatgctgatgccaaaatacctgataccatgaaagctgagaaTTGgactgacttggatgaaagggctgctagtgtaatcaggttgcacttatcagatgatgtggtaaataacatcattgatgaagacaccgcatgtggcatttggacaaggttgAAAATCCTATACATGTCCATAACGCTAACAAATAAATTATACCTGAAGAAGCAgatatacgccctacacatgggtgaaggtacgaattttttgtcatatttaaatgtgtttaacggactaatcacacagatCGCCAATCTcagagtgaaaatcgaggaagaagataaagccatcttgttgttgaactcgttgccatcttcgtacgataatctggcaacaaccatcctgcacggtaagactactattgagttgaaagatgtcacatcgtctcttctactcaatgagaagatgagaaagaagcctgaaaatcaaggacatgctctcatcacagaaggtataggaaggagttatcaaaggagttcgagcaactatgatagatccggagctcgtgagAAGTCTAAGAACCGATCAAAATCAAGATCtagaaattgctacaattgtgatcaaccaggtcacttcaaaagagattgtccAAATCCAATGAAGGGCAAAGGTAAAAATAgaggccagaagaatgacgacaacacagccaCCATgatgcaaaataatgataatgttgtcctctatATAAAcaaggaagaggaatgcatgcacttatcaggtccagagtcggaatgtGTGGTTGATAGAGcagcatcttaccatgccacaccggtaagagatcttttttgcagatatgtagcatgTGATTTCGGCcttgtgagaatgggtaacacaagttactaaaagattgtggggattggtgacatttgtatcaagacaaatgtcggatgcacattggttctgaaggacgtgcgacatgtacctcatttgcggatgaacttgatctcagGAATttctttagaccgagatggatacgagaactattttacaaatcaaaagtggagactcaccaagggatcattagtgattgcaaagggagttgctcatggcacgttgtacaggacaaatgcagaaatatgccaaggtgaattgaacgcggcacaagatgagatttctgtagatttgtggcacaaaagaatgggtaatatgagcgagaagggattgttGATTCTTGCCAataaatcactcatttcttatgccaaaggtacaacggtaaaaccctatgactattgtttatttggtaagcGGCATAGAGTCtcaagatcaggtgtttcaagttttccagaagtttcatgctatgGTGTAAAGGGAGACAGGCCAAAAGCTAAAgtgtctccgaagtgacaatggaggtgagtacacttcaatgGAATTTGAAGAATACTATTCGagccatgggatcagacatgaaaagacagtttctggaaccccacaacacaatggcgtagccgaaaAGGATGAAcagcaccattgtggagaaggtgagaagcatgttcagaatggctaaactgcctaagtcattatggggtgaagcagttcagacagcatGTTACCTGATCAATAAGAGCCCATtagttccgttggcgtttgacaTCCTAGAAAGAGTTTGGACCagcaaggaggtgtcctactcgcatgtgaaggtgttcggttgcagagcttttgcacatgtaccaaaggagcagagaacaaagttagatgataaatctgttccttGCATATTTAttggatatggagatgaagaattcgaatacagattgtgggatcctgtaaaga
Proteins encoded in this window:
- the LOC107825225 gene encoding uncharacterized protein LOC107825225 — encoded protein: MDVFLTKFNSSQPISTLRNNSSHLIEEFDEKLLNPDPGERVPIDKYNPRIRDEVRRHYIQNGPCQPVDHKFPKILFGNKMRQFSPGWFKDSYSRWLEYSVKKDAAFCLCCYLFKNDYVHGSTGDSFTKTGFKAWNKASERLALHVGQVNSLHHKCFNKMLDLSHQSQSIQVAFDKQSEKQRNEHRIRLNASIDVARFLLYFGLSFRGHDESDSSKNKGLFLGLLEWLAKRLPQVDRVILKHAPKNDMMTSPKIQKDIVSACAQETVKVIINDLDGDYFGILVDESKDISHHEQMALALRSNTFFAYETLIKSIQNTRTRLTLVAVAKKHKEVETFFAIVSNVLNVIGVSFKRRDKLRDHQAELLEQLLESGEVQNGKGLN